GCCGATGATGTTTGGACAGAAGTACTAATGGAAGTTGAAGTAGTTGAAGCAGAAGAACCGGAAGCAGTGAGACCTGCAGGATCAGAATTCACAATTGCATTAAGACTTCAATATATTATCACCATTACTTAATCTAGGCACTTTAGAATTCTATGAAGCGACTGATTACAGGATGAAAGCAATTTGGAGTAAGAACTTAATAATTATTAGACggcaaaatataataaaataattattagaacTTAATGTAATATATATAAACACAAATTAAGCATTAAACAAACAAACCCAGAATATTGTAGTATATAATAAAACTCACTGAATACAGGAGCACTGGCAATGGATTGTGCTTGTGAGGATGAAGCAGGAGTGGATGGTTTTGTTGATAAAGAAAAGCCAGAGAAAGAACCAGAACTCCCAGATGCAGCGGCTGCATTTGTCACACCAAATCCAGTCAAAGAACTCACAGCAGCTGATGTAACAGCTGAACTAGCAGGTGCAGCTGATGAAGCTGTAGCAGAAGAAGACGAAGAACTTAAGTTAAAGGCTGGGAATGCTGGAGTTGAAGCAGTAGTAGTACTAGCTGCAGGGGTAGAAGCAGTTGTGGTAGTAACAGTCGAAAACAATGGCGCTGATGATGTTCCAAAAGACAAGGAAGCGGGTTTTGACACAGCAGAGCCAGACAATGTGGGTGCAGGTGTTGATGCTGAAGTTGCATTGCCAAATCCATATGCTGGTTGAGAGGCTGAAGGCGAGGCAAATGAGAAGCTTGAAGAGCTTGACGAAGAAGCAGCTGCTAAAGAAGGTGCTGTAGAAGAGGTGGATGCTGGTGTTGAACTAGCAGTGCTCTTCAAAAATGGTGAACTACCCCCAAAAGAGAATCCCGTAGAAGAAGCTGAGCTCGATGATGATAAGCTTGGAAAAGATGGAGTAGTAGCTGTAGCAGTAGAAGGTGAAGATAAAGAACCAAAAGAGCTCATAGCAGCAGTAGTGGTAGTAGTGGTAGCCGGTGCTTGTGAAGATGAAAATAGAGGGGAACCACTACTGGCTCCAAATGGGGATGAAGATGTCCCAAATGTCCCTGATAATTaaaaattaaggaaaaaaaaaagaggagaaaaaTGAAAATCTTGGTTAGCTTTACCAGATCAGAGAACAAAAGCAGATGAGACAACAACGAAGCAGGTTTTGACAGGGCAGAACCAGGGACTGTGGATGCTGATGATGACGACGAAGATGAAGCTGCATTGCCATAACCAAATGTAGGTTGAGAGGCTGAAGAAGGGAGGGAAAAAGAGAAGCCTGAAGaacttgaagaagaagaagaagaagcagctGTTAACGAAGGTGCTTTAGTAAAGGTTGCTGTTGTAGTCGAACTTTCAGTGCTCTTTCCAAAAGATGAACCACCCAGGAAGGAGAACCCTGTAGAATATGAGAAAGGTGAAGTGGTGGTAGAATTTGAAGCTGAGCTCGAAGACATGAAGCTTGAAAAAGATGGGGCTGGGGCTGGGGCTGCCGCTGAAGATGAAGACGAAGAACCAAAAGAGCTTGAAGTAGCTGCAGGTGAAGATGAAAATAAAGTTGAACCACTGCTGGCACCAAACGGGGAAGATGATGTCCCGACCTTTTCTgagaaacaaaaattgaaaaaaggAAATGTTAGTATAAAGAGATTGAAGCAGATACAATAAAGAAGTAGATTTGACAATGCTACACCAGAGAATACGGATGCCGGAGATGATGATGAAGCTGGATTGCCAAATCCAAAGGAAGAAGATGGAGCAAAAGAGAAGCCTGAAGTGCTAGAAGAAGTAGAAGCTGCTGCAGTAGAGGCTGCTGTTGTATTCGAACTACCGCTGCTTGAAGAAAATGGCGAACCAACTGAGAAAGGGAACCCAGCAGCACCGAAAGGCGATGTAGTGGCTGAATTCGAAGCTGAACTTGACGAAAACAAGCCTGAAAACGATGGAGTTGTAACAGTAGTAGCAGTAGAAGCTGATGAAGACGAAGATGCAAAACTAAAAGGGCTAGTAGCAGATGAAGATGAAAATAGAGAAGAACCACTGCTGGCTCCAAATAGGGATGAAGATGTCCCAAACCCTCctgagaaatataaatttaacccAAAAAGAATAGGTAACAATTTGTTAGTTTAATCAGATCAAAAAATAAGAGAATCAGTTACAATAGCGAAAATAATGAAGATACAAACATCAGTCACACCAAAAGATGGAAAAGAAAATGATATTATTCTTTGCTAAGCAATGTTGGCTGTTATAGTGTTAAGTAAAATACTAAATGAATTCCAAAATGTCCAGACAGATCTCATTGATATAaactaaaaaaagaaaataaaaagtaagAAATTAAAGAAACAAACCCGAAGGATTGAAGGGATTATTGGCCATCTTCGTTTCCCGGACTCCGCAGTTTGGGGTGCAAAAACCAGCGGACACGGCGGTGGGTGAGAACTGAGATGAGAAAAGAAAACTGATTTGCAGGGACGAGAGAGAAGACTATTCAAATATATGAACCGGTTAAACCCTACATTTCTATTCGTAAAATACTCAGTTAGTCACCCAACTTTAAGgtgctttcattttggtcacttaaaaaggaaaaggaaatttttacaattttatcatcCAATTTTAGgctacttttattttttattacccatgttctaaGTCACTTCCATTTTGGTCTGACAACAAATACTTTTTTAAGTATTTATCAATGTAAAAAAAGTATTAGACATTAAAAAAATTGTCAAATTGTAATTGTTCACCTCTATTG
This is a stretch of genomic DNA from Gossypium arboreum isolate Shixiya-1 chromosome 11, ASM2569848v2, whole genome shotgun sequence. It encodes these proteins:
- the LOC108473793 gene encoding nuclear pore complex protein NUP62: MANNPFNPSGGFGTSSSLFGASSGSSLFSSSSATSPFSFASSSSSASTATTVTTPSFSGLFSSSSASNSATTSPFGAAGFPFSVGSPFSSSSGSSNTTAASTAAASTSSSTSGFSFAPSSSFGFGNPASSSSPASVFSEKVGTSSSPFGASSGSTLFSSSPAATSSSFGSSSSSSAAAPAPAPSFSSFMSSSSASNSTTTSPFSYSTGFSFLGGSSFGKSTESSTTTATFTKAPSLTAASSSSSSSSSGFSFSLPSSASQPTFGYGNAASSSSSSSASTVPGTFGTSSSPFGASSGSPLFSSSQAPATTTTTTAAMSSFGSLSSPSTATATTPSFPSLSSSSSASSTGFSFGGSSPFLKSTASSTPASTSSTAPSLAAASSSSSSSFSFASPSASQPAYGFGNATSASTPAPTLSGSAVSKPASLSFGTSSAPLFSTVTTTTASTPAASTTTASTPAFPAFNLSSSSSSATASSAAPASSAVTSAAVSSLTGFGVTNAAAASGSSGSFSGFSLSTKPSTPASSSQAQSIASAPVFSLTASGSSASTTSTSISTSVQTSSALVVASSSGTSSSATAAVSTTPKLPSEITGKTVEEIIKEWNAELQERTGKFRKQASAIAEWDRRILQNRDVLLRLEIEVAKVVETQASLERQLELIETHQQEVDKALQSMEEEAERIYKDEHGLLLDDEAASTRDAMYEQAENVERELEHMTEQIKSIIETVNSSQGGELEALDGMTPLDLVVKILNNQLTSLMWIDEKAEEFSGRIRKLAAQGNAADGELMAAPKYWMS